The genomic window GAGGGATCTGATAGATCGTGAGAAATATGTTAGGGCTGGCGCCGATACGTGCCCGGTAGgcctggaacattagaatggaGCATGTCTGCAgttgctaacctaagctgagTTTTGGGAACGAGACTGCCCTGGGCGGACGTTGAGAAAATCACTCTCAGTCACGAAGCTGGACACTGTTACTTGCGTTCGTGGCCTGACGCGGGAAGAAAATTGATGTCTTATACTTGGCTGGCGAAACCACACCAGGCTCTAGGTCGCGGCGCTAGGAAAACGTAGCGGGACTCTAAAAGTAAATATTTGATCAGGATGAGCAATCAGCTAATAGAGTTTATATTAGGGATTTaaggtgaaaaataaattagtgccaattatttaaaatttgctgCGAGATGACCAACTGGATGTGACTTGTCACCGACCggatgtgtctggccactgaTGATGCGTAGATCTGCCCTGATAACACATGCAAAATCTTGCTtctcattttaagaaaataaaaagaaatatagaaacgctagtaattagctttttttttttgtatttgtagaatttctgttataatttttttttatctcgaacttgtcattattatttttggtaattttaatttaattatattctaTTGCATAGGGTAAGGATCGAAACAAGGTCGGATATCGATCGAATTAATCATTATGTTAACTAACCTTTTTGATGacttttggaaatttttccgattttctagattaataattacgaatttctaacATTGCGGCCAAAATTGCATATGTAGATTACTGACgactggtagatgaggaatttaagaagtttttttttttttttaagtttttacgtcatatattttgttttttggtTATTGTGGCTCTGCAatagggttaaaaaaaaagtaaattatggcTTTTATGGATCCCCAAACTATCAGTGCAAGTGTAATAGgtataatttcataattattagATACACAATAATTACAATTGTTTAGTATGTCAAAAAAGGTAAAAGTGGGTGGTAATCATTATGTGATGTTAATATGGAACCCTACCCTCAGAATCAAAATAATACACTTTATTCCTCACAAAAACACGAGAAAGCGacagaaaacaaataaatatcttAATAATAATGTTATATCAATAAAATACATAACTTGTCTTGATTGAACAGTGTAGACATAACTGTTTATACACAATGATCAGTTCAAATATCTTCACTTGCAATCATCACAAACATATTGTCGGTCGTCTGCACCAGCACACTCACTGTGAGCCCAGTACCCGCAGACCATACACTGAACCCACAGCTCACCCGATATGGAATCAGAGAACCGTTCATCGCAAAATATGCATATTGCATCCTTCTGTGCAGGATCTTCTTCCCCTACAGGCACATCCAAATCTGAGTCCCCCGATTTATCACCTTTAAACTCTTCGTCAGATGATGTTGAGATGTAAGGTGATGCTTTCCTTTTTGTAGTTTTTGACTTAAAGTTTCTGGAGGTGCTTGGAATGTCTGCTGATGTTGATGGAGTGGCATTTGTCTTGTCTGTGTTTGTGTCATCTTTCTGAAGAGTTAGTGCTGCTCGTCCTTCTCTGCGCCCTCTTCCTTTTCCACGCTGTCGTTCTGTGCCCTGTCTAAGCTCTCAACCCTGTGTTTGGTTCTGTTCAATCTGACGCTTAGTCTTGTAGTTGTTGTTTGTAAGGTGAACTAGTCAAAACAGAACACTTCATAGGTTGTCTTCCCCGGCGTGAAGAAGTTCTCTTTTTTTCGGGCACAGGGTGAATGTGAAGAGGTGAAATGTGTGGTGCTACAATGACATTTGCTGGAGTTATTTCTGTGTCACTTGTCTCATTGGCTGCTTCTGTAGAAAGTGCTGCATGTTCTGCTTCATGTTCACCAGCGAGAAATTTAGCATCTGAAAATTTACTTCTACAGAAAGGGAATATAATTGTCACTTCGAATCCGCTTATAGCTGTCGCAGCTGTGCAGCATTGATTGTAAGCTAGACCAAACATTTCACAGATGTCGTACGGCCCAGGAATTTTGTCCTTGTGCATGATCCATTGCCTGACATTTTCGTTGTAGTAGGTCTTCAAAGGACCCATGAATGTGCGGTCCAGGGGCTGCAACTTATGACTCTTGTGGGATGGCAGGCACACAATCGTTGTGTGATTTCCCCTCGCCAAATCAATTACGCCAACATTCCGGGTGTGGGAGTAGTGGCCGTCGAGTATGATGAAAGCTGGTTCTTCCTCCGTTGGTTTCACATAATCAAGGAAATGTTTGAACCACTGTGTAAACAAGTCCATTTGAATCCATCCGGAAGGGTGAGCGACACCAATAGTTCCGGGAGGTGCCCCACTCAAGAGTGTGTCCGTCATATTCTTGCGGGGAAAGATCAGCATTGGGGGTACAAAGTTTCCTCCTGCACTCATACAACATACTACAGTCACTAGGGATCCGCATTCTGCTGCAGTTAATGCACACACCTGTTGTTTCCCTTTAAGAGCTATCACCTCGGCCATTTTCGATTGAACTATCGTCAAACCACTCTCATCCACATTATACACCATGTTAGCTTTAAAGTTTTTCTTTTCATATTCTGTGGATAGAACATCATATAACCCATTAACTCTCTCTCGTGAAACCTGTCCCCCTGGCATATCATGTTCCGGTAGGTTTTCTCAAAGTCAATTGATTTTTGTGGCGTCTGAGGAAATAGTAAAGCCAAGCCCTTCCAGATAATTTCTGTTTGAAAGGGTGACTAAGTTCGTTGCGCTTAGCAATTTGGAAGCCCATTCGACGAACATCCATTCGCGTGAAGCCGTAGAATTTCGTCTCCATGAAAAGAAGATAATGCACTAACTCTTTCTCCATTTTATCACTAAACACAGGTGGTCGCCCAAGTTTCTTCTTAACAGCCTCACCAGCAGGTGTGTCTTCATCGTAAGCAAGGCGTCTAAGTGTGGTTTATGGGACTCTATAACACTTGGCGGCCTTTTTGAGGCCCATTTTCTTTTCGCGGATGGCTCCTATCGCCAGCTCCATATTGTGTTTGTTCCATACTTTTCTCTTCTTCGCCTCGTTACCACCTGCGAGCGATGTCCTCGGCATTATGCAACAaacaaatgaataaatacttaGCTATGAAGTCAAATAATGTAGACAGTTAAGTAAAGTCTGCATTTTATTTGACTCGGAATTATACTGAAAGATGTTGGTAATATGGAACCCTTTTGCATTTGGGGGTTCCATATTGttaacgggaaaaaaaaacaaggaagatCGTAAGTAAATCGTAAATAAGACGTAAATAACTCGTAAGTATCAAaagttacgggggggggggggggagagaatcgtagctctttacatagaaacaactcgcttgctggcttcaactagtcttaacttcataaaatactttactgtacctacctaggatcataggttcgtcatcccgtacaggatgtctggtgagagctgaactaaggagattttgcaaaataacataatactaaattaaaattattttattctttaagtcaaataaagtaaaatcagtcttgacgaacatttacacagcGGGATTAAAATTGATaacaataatctcttcattacttccttaactactgaaTGATCTTtacaagagagcaagagagaatttcactaaactcttccctaatccttacGAATACATCTcaacttataattaaaattaagacaaAGATAAAGCAATACTCACAGTTTCCAATAAGCCTTTCTTCAttgattacttaaaactaacgtagggcctctcctgcccttaaaaaccCAAACgaccattacattttaaaaactctcactagtgacccctgacgagggccatagcctccacCCGAGTgcttgaagacgactacattatgaacTAACTTAAATTACCTTACGATCTAAGTAACTCGTTACTTCTGGCGAccgccatagcttccgccagagtgagcctgaattcctacattaCGAACAAACTAACTAAACTACTCgttgcctctggcgtcggccatagcttccgccagagtgagccccgagctaccactcacttgcgcttaaattcgcgcgccctgccgcgcctagcaataACAAatgctcgttattgaagccaaatttactaaacaactaactagaacatctgggaaggctacccccctctaccccgacgtgcaggccacaccgcgcggcttgttacgacagcgcgccccagtaactgcggcccgtggctgcgccagcgcgcggccgaacaaacaaacaaaaatctgcaagcccgcagcgcgccgcgccggtcccgtgccccaattacatggtcacgccacttgcgctgacgagtgaacagagcagccagcccagagtcccgtcagtaaagtccctaaatttgatttcaacaacacTGCAAAATTTCAAACCGCGACAATATTATCAACATAGCAATTTTGGAAAACATGTTGTTGTCATGGATCTCAGGGAAGATTTTCAATAATGGAATACCGTGGAAGTGGTAGGAAAACTAGTACACAACAACTAAACACTATGAAAATTCAGTTGCCTACACAACACAGTCAACAATAACAGACTAAACATACCTCAAAAAACATTCGAAATCCCCGAAAACAAACTCGAGCGCCTTGTCTCTCAACAGCTGCACGCAAGTGACTGAAACATGGCGGGGGTTCGTTTCTCGAGGAGAAGGACTAGTTCCACCACCCACCAAGTGAGTACAGCACTTCCCGGCCGGAATATCGAGGGGTGCCATATAATCAGCGGGTTCCAtattaccaccttctcctctactgaataaatgtttttatcttattttaactaaattaacttttttgcatcagtcaagaatcgaaccgaggacaggaatagATCGAATTAATCATATGCAAATAATCATAAACgaatatttttgattaattttgtatttttttttaatttgtagttaaataaaaACAGATTTTCAAAAAGTTTGGATTTCAAGATAGCAGGTTTGGTGTAATCCAAGTTGGCCGCCAAAGTCCTGAGCAATGTCAACGAgcggcggacacgcccgaacatggccgattccTGACGATTGGTAAGGcacaactgagtaagccaccaagccaCAGGCCCATAAGTATAACCTAGGGCCAATCGGCCAATTTATACTACTAATACTGTCGCCCGCCGGCGGGGGCGCATGCGCACAAACACAAATATGGACCACAAGGTCCAAGTTCCCGACCCCAGTATGGTTGTAACTTTCTGctcctgaccaactcttcttcctagACCAGGGGTGGCAGACCTGGCTTCCATGCCGCATGCGGCCCTTTTCATAGGAATTTTCAAATCTACAAATCACTGCGCtgccacagcaaaaaaaaaaaaaaaaatagctgaaaaaatCATACGGCACAATCGCAAggcatgtcctcaacctgcgcTCGTACCTACCATCGCCCGGCCGCGCGACCACATTCGCTCAGCTGTTTTTTATTTGgattattaattacaataatttaggtattttgtttatttagtaGAGCTTTTCTAATGACTACCACATTTATTACATCTACggtttgtttttaagtttgtaacctttatttttaagactttatgttaAATAAgtgaataaaatatgttaattttatatattttatagtctTAAAATTCCATTTAGATagagaaaaattacatttatagtcTCTCTAAAAAAAACTGGATAATCTTTTAAATGAATATATGGCTCATCTCACTCGAAAGTCTACCGACCCTTGTCCTAACACCAACCTTCTTGTCATGTAATGAGCCTGCCTGCTTAGTGCTTGCAATATTTAACCCCGTATGAATCAGCCCAGAATTTTTCCCTGtatctgtgcaggttttacccggGCCTAACTTAACTATTTATGGTCTATATGTAAGATAGGGGAGTTATTCATGGCGTCTATTGCTGCCATGACTTCCCAATTCCCAAACAAAGCACACAATGCATGCTACACTTTTTTAATGGAAGAATTCCAGCATAATTAGGCGTAAAGACTTCGGCCTGACACACATCTAGAGTCTTCCCTAAGTCAGACCCCTCTCAAACAAGGTCACTTAATTTTAGTTAggttacagaaaataaattttgacaggGGAGACTAACACCAGACCCAAGAGCGGTCACGACCTCCCAGAAGTTACCAACAGTAGTCGAGACTCTTGAAGATTAAATAGTTTGAATACTCGCCCAACAGTCTTGACAGGTCGTAGCTTTTGCCAGAGACAGCaattaatagaaaataataagatttttaaatacGCTTTTAATAGTTCAGAACAATTATAAGTAATCAAGACCTTTGCATTTAAATACAGTTCGATTTACTTTTGAACAGACGTGGAACGAGTTTCATGCACTCGTCTCTCGCTATTATAAATACTTGTGTTCACTATTAAAGTCAAGATAAATTCATGTTAAAGTAATAATTTCCTATGTGTATTAAAATATTGTGTATATTATGCGCTGGCTTGCTGCACACCGCTGTGGAAAGTAGACGCATCCTACGTCTGTGCGCATGCAGAGTTGCCAACAATGTCACTCCCTCCGATGCCACTGCCACTGTTTCCTTGCTTATTGCTTGGTGTGGACTTGTACTGAGAGGTAAGTCGGTGCAAAATCAGTAAATTTGATGTTGGAGATAAAAACTAAGGCCGTGGGTTTGGAACACTGCCTCTGATGAATATATATACCAGGAATTTAAGAAGCAGCAATGGTTGGTATGGCAGCATTGGCGATACTACCACCAAAACTGCAAATATCCTTCAAACATGCAAACGCGTGAATTAAAGGACATAAGCGAAAATGCTGCGTTCGAGTAAATGCGTGAATAAAAAGAATCTTACTTGTGGTTTTAGCAAAGCGACACCTTATTGACCAAAGTGAAAAATGTTTTACGTCAAAACCACTCAACGTAAGCAAGTAATGTTGTATGTTCATTTTGCCATCACATTAAATTTTCGGTTGTTTATCTCCTTAGCATTTCATGTGTAGAGTGGGTTGCCAACTTGTTAGGCAATTCAAATGTATCTTTCGACACTTACGTATGTATTCCGCGAAAGCAGATTACTTGTAAGAGTGTTTCGTCAAGACGAATTCTTTTAATTTACTGATTAGCAAACGTCCATTGAAAAAGATATTACAgcttagtgttaaaaaaaaaatacaagttaagAAGGTTTGCAACCAAAATTATATTCACGAAGGAAATATACTACCAAATATGTTTCCACAAGGAGAAAATGATCTTGCTAGAGACACTATTCGCCGATAAGTTTatgatatttcttttaaaaagtcATATAAAATTCTATGATACTTGGCTACATAAATTCCTCGGAAAAACATGCTCTGAAAAATTTCTTGACATAGTGGTCTCGTCACAGGTGTGTATACCATGCGTCTTACCAAAGCTATTTAGCTCCGAACACTGGCGGATCACAAATGAGAAATATGGTGAGCATTGCCTGGTTCTAGTGGGTTTTCTAGGAGTACTACGGCTCTCCCTGTCTCTGCATTCGATCACTGCTCCAAAATATGCTTACCTCACTTCGTTGTCTTCTCATAAATATCAAGTCTATTCCTCGGATAAGAAAGCTCTCTATCATTATTGGCTACCTGCATACAATTTATCCTCAACcgtgaagatgcctgctgcaatgcagagcgaaacgtcggtaaaCACTACTTGCCTCGAAAGCCAAGATAGCTTAAAAGCCAGTTATCAGATTTAAAAGCGATGTTGCTCTCTACTTCATGATATCGTTagaatttatttaagaaaactaattaattattatGTACCTGTCAAAATCCGTACAATTTTGCTTTATAGTTTACTACTTCTTAGCTTATATGATGACGACAAATATGTTAaccaaaattatataataatgcaAGAAGATATCCCAAAACATTGGACAAATTAACTTTTAATCATATGAGACCTaaatccagaagccaagaaatATTCAATGACACTGATCATAAAAACATGCGATATAAATAGGCTAAAATTTGATTGCCAACTAAACATGCTGTATTTCTATATgtagtaatatataaatgtattatttcatggtttttatatttatttttagttgaaACGGTTGACAGGAGTCATTAAAAAAGATGCACATAATATATTCATTTATTTCTGGCAGAAAGTTTTTAAAATGCCTTACATCTAAGGTATTCCAAATGAAtggaattatttattaataatttatctcttAGTGGTTAATTAATTCAGATCATTCCAGTAATTTGCCAATTATTTATACTAATTTGCAATGAAGgccacttatttttaatttattgagtcTTTAATGTAAACATGAATAAACTACTACGATCATTGTCAGCTTACTGATTCATTAATTAAGTGATTGCCAAAGTTCAGAGATAGCAACGATGATAGTAGACCAGTTAAatgtttttccttgtttgttgagtACGTAgcactcattaaaaaaatacataatttgatttatatataaatacagtagaatccgttTATTATGACTCCGCCTATATTGACGATCCGCCTATTATGACGTAATAACACAACGAAATttggttttcatataaaattctttgtaaataagTCGGATATAATGACTTTGCTTACAGTGACATGTCGCTTATTGGGacccaattttaataaattatgtctgGTTATAATGACCGATATGATTCTTTACaccttcggcaatgttcgttaatTCCCGATACGTGGCACGTGGCTCGTTTTTGTTTTAAACCTCAGTGAGTAATTGACAGTTGAAGGTCACGCATTGTTGTTTGTgatatcctgtggaaaaaatgTCATCTCAACACCGTAAAGCATTTACGATTGAGGAGAAAGGTACAATTATATGCAGATTAGAAAATGGAGAATCAAACTCTTCTCTCGCAAAGGAATTTGGCGTGGGTCATTCGACAATCTCAATGATTTTCAAAAACAAGAACCGGATTAAGCAATCGTTcaattcaaatgttttgaaaccgAAGAGGCTTCGAAAATCGCGACAAGAAAATGTTGATCAAGCATTAATTCAGTGGTTTAAAATCACGAGAAACAAGGGAATACCTTTCAGCGGCCCTATGCTACAGGAAAAGGCAAATATTTTTGTCATGCGTTTTGGTATTCTCAACTTCAATTGTTTTGCAAACTGGATCAGTCGTTTTAAAGTTCGACGTAACATTGCGGCGGGAAAAATTGTCGGTGAATCTTCGTCTGATGATCAAAATTCAACAACAAACTGGTTGACGTCTGTGTGACCGAATCTACGAAGACAATTTTCTGATGATGagatttttaatgctgatgaaactggactgttttacaaatttacgccggacaaaactttgaaatttaaaggTGAGAATTGTAGTGGAGGCAAGTTGTCGAAAGACAGAATAACTATCATGGTAGCAGCAAATATGAGTGGCACAGAGAAAAAGAAATTGCTCGTTATTGGAAAGTCACAAAAACCAAGATGTTTGAGCAGTGTCAAATCATTACCTGTCGATTATGCTAACAATCATAGAGCTTGGATGACGTCAGAGCTTTTTGAAAAATAGTTTCGAAATTAGGATCGTGAtttggtgaagaagaagaaaaagattttattgcctGTTGATAATTGCCCGGCGCATCCAAAAGTTACTAATTTAAAGTCTATAGCACTTGCTTTCCTTCCGTCAAATACAACATCAGTTCTACAGCCAATGGATCAGGGAATAATACGATCACTCAAAACTAATTTTAGAAAAAACCTTGTGCTCAAAATGATTAATTGTCTTGATGCTAATGAAAACAACTCTTCTACGAAAATAGCGGTGCTAGATGCAATTTTGATGGTTAATAATGCCTGGAATAAAATGTCACAAAGTACCATTCACAACTGTTTCAAACACGCTGGATGCATTGGAAACCACGACGGTTTACCCGTTCAAACAGCAAAACATGAATTTGATGAAGAAGATGACGTCCCTTTATCTTTGTGGTCACGCAACCTAAATTCAGATTCTTTAGCAGCACCGGAAATGTGGGAAGATTATGTTGACATCGATAGTGCTCTTCTCTCATCCGAAGAACCCACCGATGAAAATATCGTACAGAACATTAATGCTAGGGAACGACTCGAAAGCGATGGGGAAAGGGAAGAGGAAGTCCAGGAAGCAGCATTACCTACCGCAGAAGAGGCATTAAAGGCTGCAGAATTATTATCACGATTTGTTCATAGCAATATTGAAAATGAAAGTAATTTGACCATGGTGATGTCTTCTATACACAATAGTATTAGAgactgttattaaaatataatgaaaaacatAAGCAGACAAAATTTAcagatttcttaatttaaaaatgaaaaatatgcaGTACATATATGAATCATGTTTGTACACGTGTTTATAAGCTAAGTTTCtctattaaaatacataagtattcaCCTTAAGAGGTCTTTTTTTCACAAAACGCTTTGTATGACGTCCCCTTATTATGACGTGTTTGTCAATTCCCTTCGATGTCATTATAAACGGATTCCACtgtatatgtttttatattatcaaGTACATATCTCCTATTTGTTTTAGAACTACAGCAGTTTTAATCATTATAAAAACAATTGTAGTTAGAGTATAATGTCAGAGAAAAAATGTAAtcttgttaaataatattttgaagaacTCATCTAAATGttcactaaatattttaatatactgACTATATAAGAACTCTGAACTGACAAACTTTCACATTACCACACAAAATTGAATGactatacctatttataaagaactaaatatatgtttatagaAAAATTATGAAACTAGGTGTTAAAAATCACTGGAAGAACTTATAAAAAGTATGTTTAGGACAAACGAAGCCACCTTGGCTGTGCGATAGGGTAGGTAATAAATTGTAAACCatattttgcaaaaaacattacTGTAGTTTATTTATGAACAATAAGGAGGAGGGAGCGAGGAGGTGGGTGGTGTCGCCGCTCACAGAGTGCCGGGGGCGGGGGCCAGGTTCACGTGGTGGCTGGCATAGGGCACGTTGCCCGGCAGAGGAGCCACGTGCACGGCTCCCCTGGTGACGGCCACGTAGCCCGGGGCTGGGGCGATGCCCACGGCCGCCGGAGCAGCGGCCAGCAGGCCGGGAGCGGCGATCAGGCCGGGGGCGCCGATCAGGCCGGGGGCGCCGATCAGGCCGGGGGCGCCGATCAGGCCGGGGGCGCCCAGGATCACTCCGGCGTTGGCGCAGGCCAGCACGGCGACGGCGAGGATCAGCACGGCCTGTGACAAGCGGGGCAGAGCCTGGAGATGCGCTACACCTCTCCTGCTCTCCTGCTGCCCTGATACTAGTACATTTCCTTGTATGCAGGGCGTGCGGCGGATAGATAGGGCAAAAATTATGTACGCCCAAACTGCTCTAGTACGCCAATATGGCGAGTGAAGTTTAAGATCGAAAGTTCATAGCTGTGTACTTTGAAACCGGACAGTCTTACTTTAAAAGATTTCCTGAAATTGGAGTTGTTTTCTACTACCGATGC from Bacillus rossius redtenbacheri isolate Brsri chromosome 1, Brsri_v3, whole genome shotgun sequence includes these protein-coding regions:
- the LOC134529624 gene encoding adult cuticle protein 1-like — its product is MYKAVLILAVAVLACANAGVILGAPGLIGAPGLIGAPGLIGAPGLIAAPGLLAAAPAAVGIAPAPGYVAVTRGAVHVAPLPGNVPYASHHVNLAPAPGTL